A window from Corynebacterium urealyticum DSM 7109 encodes these proteins:
- a CDS encoding MarR family winged helix-turn-helix transcriptional regulator, translating to MSSTATSPQRPKPNVSGHKAKEVLPDVDVAEIASSVFDFLSATRRLMSRPSADMNISQSEIEVLQFISQHPGCGVSEIARLRFLRASNVSATVRRLINDGLVDRQANDYDRRAQDLYLTDKGVDVMNAITDQWAIFIAQATSRMERSDVRKLRDGVPALRGLSDAAETIIDNLQRERERVI from the coding sequence ATGAGCAGCACAGCGACCTCTCCCCAGCGCCCCAAGCCCAACGTCAGCGGGCACAAGGCAAAGGAAGTCCTCCCGGACGTCGACGTCGCCGAAATCGCGTCCAGCGTCTTCGACTTCCTCTCCGCCACGCGCCGCCTCATGAGCCGCCCGAGCGCCGATATGAACATCTCCCAGTCCGAGATCGAGGTGCTGCAGTTCATCTCCCAGCACCCGGGCTGCGGTGTCTCCGAGATCGCCCGGCTGCGCTTCCTCCGCGCCTCCAACGTCTCCGCGACCGTCCGTCGCCTCATCAACGACGGCCTCGTGGACCGGCAGGCCAATGACTACGACCGCCGCGCCCAGGACCTCTACCTCACCGACAAGGGGGTGGACGTCATGAACGCCATCACCGACCAGTGGGCCATCTTCATCGCCCAGGCCACCTCCCGGATGGAGCGATCCGATGTCCGCAAGCTGCGCGACGGTGTGCCCGCCCTGCGCGGACTCTCGGACGCCGCGGAGACGATCATCGATAACCTCCAGCGGGAGCGCGAACGAGTGATCTAG
- a CDS encoding multidrug effflux MFS transporter, whose translation MDSKKQQFGVLTLAGFALLSAGGPLGTDMYLPALPLIGRDLGASPAVVQLSITAYMVGMAMGQLLIGPLSDGRGRRGLLCFGMVLGLIASVVCAIAPTAAVLIAARFFQGVAGGTGVVLTRAMIADKLRGSAAAQALSVMMLIIGVAPILAPLLGGVINQAAGWRAIFFTLALIALTQILVASRQPETLPVERRHGGGPVRMYRNMLGLFRRPAFVGYAMAFAFGFGTMFAFISGSSFVYQEVFGLSSVGFSVMFALNAVALLSANSLNIRLVGRIGARRLQRVAVCVIAAGAVAVLLCALVLPRDVDAAMYALAAAVFVATFGVGLNMSNSTALAQGLAADRAGAGSAVLGAGQFVVAGVMSPLVGLGSDRMLALGLCMVASVAVAIAGTLLAAKFAPHAQ comes from the coding sequence ATGGATTCGAAGAAGCAGCAGTTCGGTGTACTGACCTTGGCGGGCTTCGCGCTGCTGTCTGCGGGCGGGCCGCTGGGGACGGATATGTACCTGCCCGCCCTACCGCTGATCGGTCGGGACCTGGGGGCGAGCCCCGCCGTGGTTCAGCTCTCCATCACCGCCTACATGGTGGGCATGGCCATGGGACAGCTGCTGATTGGGCCGCTCTCGGACGGCCGGGGCCGCCGGGGGCTGTTGTGTTTCGGGATGGTGCTGGGGCTGATTGCCTCCGTCGTGTGCGCGATCGCTCCCACAGCCGCAGTGTTGATCGCTGCTCGCTTCTTCCAGGGTGTTGCTGGCGGCACCGGCGTGGTGCTCACCCGCGCGATGATCGCCGATAAACTGCGCGGCTCGGCCGCCGCCCAGGCGCTGTCGGTCATGATGCTCATCATCGGTGTGGCCCCGATCCTTGCGCCGCTGCTGGGCGGGGTCATCAACCAGGCTGCAGGTTGGCGGGCGATCTTCTTCACGCTGGCGCTGATCGCGTTGACCCAGATCCTCGTGGCCTCGCGCCAGCCGGAAACGCTGCCGGTGGAGCGCCGCCATGGTGGTGGGCCGGTGCGGATGTACCGGAACATGCTGGGGCTTTTCCGCCGCCCGGCGTTCGTGGGTTATGCGATGGCTTTCGCCTTCGGTTTCGGCACGATGTTTGCCTTCATCTCCGGTTCCTCCTTTGTCTATCAGGAGGTCTTCGGCTTGAGCTCGGTGGGCTTCTCCGTGATGTTTGCCCTCAACGCTGTCGCACTTTTGAGCGCGAATTCTTTGAATATCCGCCTGGTGGGCCGCATCGGCGCGCGGCGGCTCCAGCGCGTGGCGGTCTGCGTGATCGCTGCTGGGGCGGTGGCGGTGTTGTTATGTGCCCTCGTCCTTCCCAGGGACGTCGACGCCGCGATGTACGCCCTGGCGGCTGCGGTTTTCGTGGCCACCTTCGGGGTGGGGTTGAACATGTCCAATTCCACCGCGCTGGCCCAGGGTTTGGCGGCGGATCGCGCTGGCGCTGGCTCGGCGGTCCTGGGGGCGGGGCAGTTCGTGGTGGCCGGGGTGATGAGCCCGCTGGTGGGCCTGGGCTCCGATCGGATGCTGGCCCTGGGGCTGTGCATGGTGGCTTCGGTGGCGGTGGCTATCGCGGGCACGTTGCTGGCCGCGAAGTTCGCCCCGCACGCCCAGTAG
- a CDS encoding ABC transporter permease subunit, translated as MNLIKSEWLKLSTTKAVWWTSGLILFFAVAFAALNGVGAGMIYQSATEGDGPADVAGVVDAKNALDATGALGGMLVFGMMIIIIQAVLNVTNEYANGTAKNTLLATPKRLPVPFAKVLVYGVLAMVLTFISAVLSVWTSKFAASRIITDNDTILEGAGFGADGLWTAIGRLVLYALLSVVISTGVGYLLRSTAASIAALLLWKLVVESAVVPLVPKIRDWLPPYMPFNNIDMATMMMDTPDAPWGQVGSILYFAAFCVVFFIAGLIALKKRDA; from the coding sequence ATGAACCTGATTAAGTCTGAATGGCTCAAGCTCTCCACGACCAAGGCGGTGTGGTGGACCTCCGGGCTCATCCTCTTCTTCGCTGTGGCCTTCGCTGCGCTGAACGGTGTTGGCGCCGGCATGATCTACCAATCGGCCACCGAGGGCGATGGTCCAGCGGACGTCGCCGGGGTCGTCGATGCGAAGAACGCCCTGGATGCAACGGGTGCGCTGGGCGGCATGCTCGTCTTCGGCATGATGATTATCATCATCCAGGCTGTGCTCAACGTGACCAACGAGTACGCCAATGGCACCGCGAAGAACACGCTGCTCGCCACGCCGAAGCGTCTCCCGGTGCCTTTTGCGAAGGTCCTGGTCTATGGCGTGCTTGCCATGGTGCTGACCTTCATCAGCGCGGTGCTATCCGTGTGGACCAGCAAGTTCGCTGCCTCCCGCATCATCACCGATAACGACACGATCCTGGAGGGCGCCGGCTTCGGGGCGGATGGCCTGTGGACCGCGATTGGTCGCCTGGTGCTGTACGCCCTGCTCTCCGTCGTCATCTCCACGGGCGTGGGGTACCTGCTCCGCTCGACTGCGGCCAGCATCGCGGCCCTGCTGCTGTGGAAGCTCGTTGTCGAGAGCGCGGTCGTGCCGCTGGTCCCGAAGATTCGCGACTGGCTGCCGCCGTACATGCCCTTCAACAACATCGACATGGCAACGATGATGATGGACACCCCGGACGCCCCGTGGGGGCAGGTTGGGTCCATCCTCTACTTCGCAGCATTCTGTGTGGTCTTCTTCATCGCTGGCCTGATCGCCCTGAAGAAGCGCGACGCTTAA
- a CDS encoding ABC transporter ATP-binding protein, with protein sequence MIKVNSLSKAYGGTTVVDNLDFEVKPGIVTGFLGPNGAGKSTTMRMIVGLDTPTSGSALIDGKRYAEFDRPLTKVGTLLDAKWVHPNRSAVNHLRWIAAANGFSRTRVDEVLDIVGLSNVAGRKAGKFSLGMGQRLGLAAALLGDPEVLILDEPVNGLDPEGIRWVRDFVRQLAREGRTVLISSHLLSEMAQTADHLIVIGKGKLVADQSVHEFIKSSSQTTTIVRSEHLAEMENALREEAVTFERSKDVEGRDILVVPDHDTDWVGGLAFTYGLRLNELSQKSASLEEAFMQQTGHSVEYQAKAGLDAPGIPATPSTAEPGVPVDGAGNRIEKGE encoded by the coding sequence ATGATCAAAGTGAACTCGCTGTCCAAGGCATACGGTGGCACCACCGTTGTCGACAACTTGGATTTTGAGGTCAAACCCGGGATTGTCACCGGGTTCCTCGGTCCCAACGGCGCCGGAAAGTCCACGACGATGCGAATGATCGTCGGGCTGGACACGCCGACCAGTGGTTCCGCTCTGATTGACGGTAAGCGTTACGCGGAATTTGACCGCCCCCTGACCAAGGTCGGCACCCTTCTGGATGCGAAGTGGGTTCACCCCAACCGCTCCGCCGTCAACCACTTGCGCTGGATCGCTGCGGCGAATGGCTTCTCCCGCACGCGAGTGGACGAGGTGCTGGATATCGTTGGTCTGTCCAACGTCGCCGGCCGCAAGGCAGGCAAGTTCTCTCTCGGCATGGGGCAGCGTCTGGGGCTCGCCGCGGCACTCTTGGGCGACCCGGAGGTCCTGATCCTGGACGAGCCGGTCAACGGCCTCGACCCGGAGGGTATCCGCTGGGTGCGTGACTTCGTCCGCCAGCTCGCCCGCGAGGGGCGCACGGTGCTGATCAGCTCCCACCTGCTCTCCGAGATGGCGCAGACCGCGGATCATCTGATTGTGATCGGTAAGGGCAAGCTGGTAGCGGATCAGTCCGTCCACGAGTTCATCAAGAGCTCCTCCCAGACCACCACGATCGTGCGTTCCGAGCACCTGGCCGAGATGGAAAACGCGCTGCGTGAGGAGGCCGTGACCTTCGAGCGCAGTAAGGATGTCGAGGGCCGCGACATCCTGGTCGTCCCGGACCACGACACCGACTGGGTGGGCGGCCTGGCCTTCACCTACGGGCTGCGCCTGAACGAGCTGAGCCAGAAGTCCGCTTCCCTGGAGGAGGCATTCATGCAGCAGACCGGGCATTCCGTCGAGTACCAGGCCAAGGCCGGGCTGGACGCCCCGGGCATTCCCGCCACCCCATCCACCGCCGAGCCGGGTGTTCCGGTCGACGGCGCAGGCAACCGCATCGAGAAGGGGGAGTAA